One Ricinus communis isolate WT05 ecotype wild-type chromosome 1, ASM1957865v1, whole genome shotgun sequence DNA window includes the following coding sequences:
- the LOC8263537 gene encoding putative cyclic nucleotide-gated ion channel 13, with protein sequence MKGNKFVRFQDWSSEKSFNSERLSVYSSDDGFYARKVKPSISAVRDSIHRSWEIGYERIKSVRKPSRKNQQPKAASRTKKRILDPQGPFLQKWNKIFVIACFIAVSLDPLFFYIPVIDGEKKCLDLDKNLEAIACVLRTFIDAFYVLHIIFQFRTGFIAPSSRVFGRGELVDDPVIIAKKYLTSNFIVDVLSILPLPQVTVLFIIPSVRGPVSLIAKDLLKVVIFSQYVPRVWRILPLFREVTRSSGILTETAWAGAVYNLCLYMLASHTLGAIWYLLSIEREDTCWRNVCKAPGCNKSVDLYCGDDRKDNPELSNFLKASCPFIQPDEINSSTVFNFGIFFDALESEIVESWDFPKKFCYCFWWGLRNLSAVGQNLKTSTFVGEILFAVFVCIAGLVLFSLLIGNMQKFLQSTTVRVEEMRVKRRDADQWMAHRMLPEHLRERIRSYQQYKWQQTRGVEERTLIHTLPKDLRRDINRHLCFDLIMRVPMFAKMDEQILDAICDRLRPALYTKESYIVREGDPVDEMLFIMRGDLLSVTTNGGRTGFFNAANLKAGDFCGEALLTWALDPQSTSNLPISSRTVQALSEVEAFALVAEDLKSVASQFRRLHHKDIQHTFRFFSVQWRTWAACFIQAAWRRHCRRKQANYLCQAEDRLQDVLAKEAAACPSLGATIYASQFAANALRNLRQNGGRAPRVPQRLALVPQKPIDPDFSVHNR encoded by the exons ATGAAGGGAAATAAATTTGTGAG GTTTCAAGATTGGAGTTCAGAGAAATCCTTTAATTCAGAGAGGTTATCCGTATATTCCAGTGATGATGGATTTTATGCAAGAAAAGTAAAGCCGTCTATAAGCGCTGTTCGCGATAGTATTCACCGATCCTGGGAGATaggttatgaaagaattaaaagcgTCAGAAAACCATCAAGGAAGAATCAGCAACCAAAAGCAGCATCCCGGACTAAAAAGAGAATTCTTGATCCACAGGGTCCGTTTCTTCAAAAATGGAacaaaatatttgttattgCTTGTTTCATTGCAGTGTCTTTAGACCCCCTGTTCTTTTACATTCCGGTGATTGACGGTGAAAAGAAATGCCTTGATTTGGACAAGAATTTGGAAGCAATTGCTTGTGTTCTTCGAACATTTATCGATGCCTTTTACGTActtcatataatttttcagtTCCGTACTGGGTTTATCGCCCCTTCTTCTCGTGTATTTGGAAGGGGTGAGCTTGTTGATGATCCTGTCATTATAGCTAAAAAGTATTTGACATCCAACTTTATCGTTGATGTTCTCTCAATTCTGCCACTTCCTCAG GTAACAGTTCTATTCATCATTCCAAGCGTGCGCGGTCCGGTTTCTTTGATTGCAAAAGACCTGCTGAAGGTTGTAATATTTTCACAGTATGTGCCAAGAGTATGGAGAATATTGCCGCTGTTCAGGGAAGTGACCAGAAGTTCTGGTATACTTACTGAAACTGCATGGGCTGGAGCTGTTTATAATCTATGCCTTTATATGCTAGCCAGTCAT ACACTTGGAGCCATTTGGTACTTACTGTCGATAGAACGTGAAGATACATGTTGGCGTAATGTGTGCAAGGCCCCTGGGTGTAATAAGTCTGTAGATTTATACTGTGGAGATGACAGAAAAGATAATCCTGAGTTGAGCAACTTTCTGAAAGCATCATGCCCTTTTATCCAGCCTGACGAAATTAATAGCTCGACTGTCTTTAACTTCGGAATATTCTTTGATGCTCTAGAATCTGAAATTGTGGAGTCATGGGATTTTCCGAAGAAATTTTGTTACTGCTTTTGGTGGGGTCTGCGTAATCTAAGTGCTGTGGGCCAGAACCTGAAGACAAGCACTTTTGTTGGGGAGATTCTGTTTGCTGTTTTCGTATGCATTGCTGGAttggttttattttcattactCATTGGCAATATGCAG AAATTCCTGCAATCGACGACTGTCAGAGTGGAGGAAATGAGAGTGAAAAGGCGTGATGCAGATCAGTGGATGGCCCACCGTATGCTTCCTGAGCACTTGAGGGAGCGAATAAGGAGTTATCAGCAGTATAAATGGCAACAAACTAGAGGTGTGGAGGAGCGGACTCTGATCCACACACTTCCTAAAGATCTCAGAAGGGATATAAATCGCCATCTTTGTTTCGATCTAATTATGAGA GTGCCAATGTTTGCAAAAATGGATGAGCAGATACTGGATGCAATATGTGATCGTCTCAGGCCAGCCCTTTACACAAAGGAAAGTTACATTGTTCGCGAGGGGGATCCAGTTGATGAGATGCTATTTATCATGCGTGGTGATCTACTGAGTGTGACCACAAATGGGGGAAGGACTGGCTTTTTCAATGCTGCTAATCTCAAGGCCGGTGACTTCTGTGGAGAAGCGCTACTTACATGGGCATTGGATCCCCAATCAACCTCCAATCTTCCTATCTCAAGTAGAACTGTGCAAGCTTTATCAGAGGTTGAAGCCTTTGCTCTAGTGGCTGAAGATTTGAAATCTGTCGCCTCCCAGTTTCGTCGTCTTCACCACAAGGATATCCAGCATACATTCAG GTTCTTCTCAGTGCAGTGGAGGACATGGGCAGCATGCTTCATACAAGCAGCTTGGCGCCGTCATTGTAGGAGAAAGCAAGCTAATTACCTTTGCCAAGCAGAAGACAGATTGCAAGATGTTCTGGCAAAGGAGGCTGCAGCATGTCCAAGCCTTGGCGCCACCATCTATGCATCCCAGTTTGCCGCCAATGCATTAAGAAATTTAAGGCAGAATGGCGGACGCGCCCCAAGAGTGCCACAAAGATTAGCATTGGTGCCTCAGAAGCCAATCGACCCTGATTTTTCCGTTCACAATCGTTAG
- the LOC8263536 gene encoding non-specific lipid-transfer protein 4.1 has product MSRAGVMTLLIVLLNLVLLLLPKPVLSSPVTGIKCSKAVPMVTPCLDYVRDKANEPSKACCSGIKDLNAYCKNKGDRQAACECLKKAVGNTKIDVPRVLKLPHKCGMTSFLYGVNVDVDCKKVP; this is encoded by the exons ATGTCAAGGGCAGGGGTTATGACTCTACTAATTGTGCTGCTAAACCTAGTCCTCTTGTTACTTCCAAAACCAGTTCTGTCTTCCCCTGTAACTGGAATTAAATGTTCGAAGGCTGTGCCTATGGTAACTCCCTGCCTGGATTATGTGCGTGACAAGGCAAACGAACCTTCGAAAGCTTGTTGTTCTGGGATTAAGGACCTTAATGCCTACTGCAAGAACAAAGGTGATAGGCAAGCTGCTTGTGAGTGCCTCAAGAAAGCAGTGGGCAATACGAAAATTGATGTCCCTCGCGTTCTTAAGCTTCCACATAAATGTGGAATGACCTCTTTTCTCTATGGGGTTAATGTCGACGTAGACTGCAAGAA GGTTCCTTAA